The Alkalibacter rhizosphaerae genomic sequence CTGTCCACTGCTATGGGAGTATCTGTTACCTCCTGTACCAAGTCGATCAACCATTTCATGGTCTCCAGCTCGATGTCGTCGTCTACCGATGCACAAACGTCAATGAATGTTGCTCCGGCTTCCGTTTGGATTTTTGCCAGATTTCGGATGAAATCGGCGTCCTTGGCGGCGATGGCTTTCGCGACCGAAGGAATGGATCCGTTGATTTTTTCTCCAATGATAATCAATGTGTTCCCTCCTATTAATTAATATTGTCATCGATTGCATTAATTGCACTCGAATTTCAAATTATTTGAAATTTTATTGATACTTTCAATAAACCTACTACATTATACATTACTCTCTCCAATAATTCAATTACATATTGTACATATGAAAAAATTAATGCACTAAAAAAATGGACCCAATATATGTTGCAAAATCGTTATAACTAATTTCTCTTAATTCGCTTTTTTACGTTGTCCCATTCCACAAAATGAGACAAAACCACGTCACCACATTATGACCATTCAAAAAAGACAAATGATTGTTCTCGCAAATCTCCGTCACCAATATGGTTTGGCTTTCAATGCATGGATACATTCGATCCGGATACAAGCATGGGTTATCAGGATAGGTACAGGTGTCACATACCCGGCAAGACTCTGCCGTCAGTATGAGCAGATCTTTTCTATTGTCGAAGACTACCTCATGGATCCGGCGAACGATCTGAATGTGTTCCTTTTGAGCGGCAAGCATTTCTTCCATGTCCATCATGTCCGTCACTTCAGAAACCGTACTGAAAATGAAAGCGTTGTCGTAGGACAAACATCTCGCCTTGCATTCCTCCAGGGAGCCCACTGCCGGAGGACATGACCAGGATCCGCCGTATTGGGGGCATTCCATTTCACATATTTTTCGAACATTAGGATAAAAATTGATTTCATTCGGATCAAAAAATGCATATTCCAGAATGGGAAATGCAGCGATCTTTTTTTCAATGTCTTCTCTACCAAGCATGAATACCCTCCCTTTCACTGTTTCTTCTACATTATATTACAAGACAAATGAGAATACCAAGTCTTCCCCATTGGATTGACGAAATCTTCATTAATGAGTATAATGGTTTTATTTAGTATACTAAGCAAAGTTTTGGAGGACGGTTTATGAAGAGCAACAACACACAAACAACTATTTGGAACAAAGGATTTATTTATGTACTGATCGCAAATATTGGCGTCAGCTTGGCACAGTTTTCCGTTAATACTTATGTTTCTTCCTATATGGGATATCTAGGAATGAGTGCTGTACTCACCGGAATCATCGCCGGCATTTATTTTGGCGTTGCATTTGCATTTCGACCTGTTTCCGGCCCTGCCGTCACCATGTTGAACAAGAAGAAATTGTTGATCATCATCTATGGTGCGGGAATCTTCATCAATTTGGGGTATGCATTATTTCCAACAGTACCCCTGTTCATTACCATGCGATTGCTTCACGGCGTTCAGTTGTCTTTCATGGGTTCTTTGGCCATGACTGTTGCTGCTGAATTTTTGCCGGAGGACAAAATGGCTTCCGGATTAGGCATTTATGGCCTCAGCTATATTGCCGCCCAGGCTTTTGGACCGACTTTGGCAGCAACCTTGCAATCTTTCGGCGAAGCACAGTTCGGTGCCGGAGGAGGATACCGAGCCATCTTTATCGCCGCAGCCATTTTTGCCGCCATTTCTACCATTCCCTGCATTTTGTTACCTTATGAGGGAAAGGCACTGGACAAGGAAGCCGTCCGTGCACTTGGACCCTGGTACAAAAACATCGTAGCCAAGGAAGCAGTATCTCCTTCAACGGTTATGATGCTCATGAGCATTGCCAATGTACTCATTCATACGTACATGATCCCTTACGGTGCTTACAAAGGAATCAGCAACATCGCCATCTACTTTACGATCTCGGCTTTTGTGACTGTATTGTCTCGTCCCATCGCCGGTAGACTGGCGGACCGGTTCGGCCCCGCAAAGGTTTTTTATCCCGGCATACTCTTGACCATGAGCTCTTTTGTATTGATCAGTTATGCCACAGATGTGAAATTCATCATACTGGCAGCCGTTCTGGCTTCCGCGGGAAATGGAACGGTTCTGCCGGCGATCCAGACCATGACCATGCAATCCGTCCCACCTCAAAGAAGAGGAGTCGCCAGCAATACCAACTTCTTGGGAATGGACCTTGGCAACTTTGTAGGACCGGCTTTATCCGGATTCGTTATCAGCCAGTTCAATTTCTCCGTCATGTATCGATTCGCCCTGATTCCCTTGTCTTTGGCCATTATCGTGTTTGCCATGGGCTGGAAACCCTATCTTCGCCAACGGGAGATCCTGGAATCCAAACAAAACGCCGTACACAAAACCATCCATCACAGATAAAACAAGCTGTCCGATTCTCCAAAATTTCGTAGTCCATGCACCGACTGTAACCAGTCGGTGTTTTCTTATACCATGATTCCACATCGCGGCAATTAATCATTGACTAATTTCACATGATGCGATATTATATTTTTGTAAATTATTTTTATTATACTAAATAAGGAGGGATGGTTTTGTTTAAAGTAGGAGAAAACAAAAGATGGTTTTATCCGATTTCTGCATTTTTCATTACGGCCGTTTCCCTGACGACCGGTCTTTGGACCATGTTTTATCCATTGATCATCGCCAAGTTCGAAATGACGATCACGTCTCCCGTCATGTTGGCCAGCATGTTTACCGGATTGGGAAGCATGATCATGGGACCACCGGTAGCCGGTTACATTTTTGACAAAAAAGGACCCAAGATTCCGGCTCTTTTATCCGGTTCCTTCATCGCTATCGGCATGTTTGTTCTTACCATCATGATTCGCCAGGAAACGTGGGCTTCCGCTCAACCACTGTGGTATTTCGGTAGTTTTCTGGTTGGTTTTGGCAGTGGATTATGGGGCGGTACCTATACCACAACCGTTGCCCGATGGTTCCCGGATCGAGTCGGGACCGCTATGGGTCTAGCTGTTGCAGGCGGTGGCACGGGTATCATCATTCTGTCGCCCATGGCCGGATACATCATACGAACTGCCGGTTTCAACGCCACCATTTTCACCATCTTGGGCACTATTGCATTTATCATGATCGTTGGAGTAGGATTCATGTTTTACACAGTGCCTTCTTCCGACTGGAAACCCAAAGGTTGGGTTCCCAAGCCTTCCGCCATCACCGGAAAAGTAGTGGAAGAAAAACACTTTACCTTGAAAGAAGCCATGGCAGACAAGCGGTTTTGGATCTTATACGGCGGTTTCCTGTGCTCCGCGTTTGCATTCATGCTTTTTGCTCAAAATGCTTCCCTGATTTTGATCGAAGGCTTGACAAAAAGCGGCATGACTGCAGAACACGTTTCCGTCAATGTGGTACCCCTGTACCTCTCATTGGTGGCTGCCACCGGATTTTTGGGCCGTTTTGGTTGGGGCTGGTTGATGGACAAACTGGGAAGTCCCTTTAAAACCCTTCCCCTGGTTTACTTCAGCTCCGGTTTGATGATCCTGGTCTTCTATTTGGGATACACCTCTTTGCCATTTGTCATGCTGTCCGCTGGTGTATTGTACTTTGCCTTTGGTGGAGAACCAACGGTTCACTACGCGGCTGTTCCAGCCATCTTTGGCAGAAAACACCTTGGAAAGATCATGACCACGCTGAATGCATTTTCTGTAGGGATCGGCATCGCCCTGGGTCCTTATTTTGGGGCATTCATTCGAGACAAGACCGGCGGCTACTTCTGGGCCATTATGCTGGCCATCGTCCTACGGATGATCGCTACCGGATTCTCCCTGACAGGTTTGATGTATACAAAGAAAATGGATGCAGAAGAAAAAGCGCGTCACGAAAGTTCTTAAGAATACAGAAAAGGAACTCATCTAGAGTTCCTTTTTTCATTCTCTATACCATAACCATGAGGTTTTCTTTAAAAAAGCAATCTGCCGGTCTGATAGATCAACATGGATATCAAATACGCAGTGCCTGTCTGGTACAAGATGGCAAATCCAGTTTCCTTCCATGAATTCAATTCTTTTCGCATGACGCTGATGGATGCAAAACATGGAGAAGCCAGTAGTATAAAAACCAAGAAGGAATAGGCCGCCAGCGGCGTGTATACCGACTGAAGGGAAGTGATAAGCCCGGTCTCCCCCACTCCGTGGAGGACGCTGAGTGTACTGATCACCATTTCTTTCGCTGCAAATCCGGTAATAAAAGCTACAGAAGTGATCCAATCACCGAAACCCAATGGTGCAAAGATCGGGGCGATGATCCTGCCGAACCCTGCCAATAAACTCTGATCGGCATGGACAAACTGGAGTCTTCCGTTGAAAGACTGGGCAAACCACAAGATCACCGATGCTGCGAAGATCACTGTCCCTGCCCGGACCAAAAATTCTTTGGCTTTTTCCCATGTATGGATGACCACGCTTTTGACCACCGGCACTCGGTATGGCGGCATTTCCAGCAAAAAATCAGATTCTTCACCCTTGTATCTCAATTTTGACAAGAGCAAGCCAGACATCATGGCAACAACGACCCCCATAACATACAGGGAAAAAACGACCCAGTGGGAGTTTTTTGGGAAAAAAGCAACCGAAAATAACAAATATACTGGGAGTTTGGCCCCACAACTGATAAAAGGTGTCAAAATGATGGTCAACTTTCGATCCCGCTCGTTTTCCAAGGTACGGGTGGCCATGATCCCCGGTACGGAACAACCAGAACCCACCAACATGGGAATGATGGATTTACCGGACAGCCCGAAACGCTTGAAGATCCGATCCATGAGAAATGCAATACGAGCCATGTAACCACTGTCTTCCATGATGGAAATAAAAAAGAACAAAATCATGATTTGGGGTACGAAGACCAATACGGCACCGACCCCGCCGATGATGCCATCCACCACCAGCGATTCCACCAGGGCAGAAGTCCCCATCCACTGGAGGAGCCAGGTGACGGATCCCGTGATCAAATCACCGACGAGCCATTCCATAAACCGGATGGTGTAATCGCCCAGGCCGGTAATGGTCACATAATAAATAAACCACATGATCCCAAAAAAAATGGGGATGGACAGGATCCGATGGGTCAAAACTCGATCCAGTTTGTCCGTCCATGTTTCCTTGTTGATCTCTGTTTCCTGATTTTGAATGATTTGTCTTGTGACCTTGTTCAAAAATGCATAACGTTGTTCCGCCAGAAGCTGGATCAATGACTTTCCATACTTTTCTTCCACTGCTTTTGCCAACTGGTTACCCGCACCCACAATGGATTTATGCGTTTTCTCCAGTTCTGTTTTTATATTGTTGTTTCCTTCCAGGATCTTCATGGCCATCCATCGTGGATCCCGATCATGGGTCGCTCCCTCTTCAACGATGATCTTCTGTATTTCTTCGATGGCCTTTCGGATTTCTTCGTTGAAATAAGAAAATCTGGCGAATGTACTTGCTTCGTCCAGAATAACTACATCTTTTACTTTTTCTACGTTCTTTCGGTCGTGTGCTCCTGTCGGTATGACTGGTACTTTAAAAATCTCTTGAAACTTGGCCACATCAAAATTCATCCCGCGACGTTTAACTTCATCCATCATGTTGAGAATGACCGTCACTGGCACATTCATTTCCAGTAACTGTACCGTCAGATAAAGATTTCGCTCCAGATTGGAAGCGCTTACCACGTTGATGATCCCATCCGGATGTTCTTCTGAAATATATTCCATGGCAATGATCTCATCGATGGAGGTGGACGACATGGAATAGATCCCTGGCAAATCCACAACCTTAATGTCCGTATTCTTTATAATGCCTTCTTTTTTTTCCACCGTTACACCACTCCAGTTTCCAACGTACTGGGTGGAACCGGTCAGTTCATTGAAAATCGTCGTCTTCCCGGAATTGGGATTTCCAGTCAATGCATAGGTCTTCCCCATGGTTTCATCTCACTCCTATTGTCTATTTCAACAAAATGCTTTTTGCTACTGCTTTTCGGATCCCCAGGTTGAAACCTCGAACCTTGATATTGACTGGATCTCCCAAAGGAGCACACCGAACAAACTGCACAGTGGTGCCGGGGGTCATCCCCAGCTCCAACAGCTTGTTTTTCAACTTGTCGTCTGCATTTATTTCCAATATTTCTCCACTTTGTCCCGGTTTCAGATCCATAATGTTCATAGTAGATCCTCCTTCAATGTCTATCGATATTATATACTAATTGATAACAGATATCAATTAGTATATTTCCTCCTTCAGGCCAGTCTTTCCTTTGCTTGTTGGGATGATTATGCTATAATGGATTGATTACGAAAGAAACGAGGAAACCCATCAATGATAAATGTTAACAATGTCAGTCTCCGATTTGGAGAGCAAAAATTATTTGAAGACGTAAACTTGAAATTCAATCCCGGAAATTGCTATGGTGTGATCGGCGCCAATGGAGCCGGGAAAAGTACTTTCTTAAAAATCCTTTCCGGCGAGATGGAACCCAATACCGGCGAAGTCTCCATCGGAAAAAATATTCGATTGTCCGTTTTGAAGCAGGACCATTACCAGTACGACGACTTGAAAGTCCTTGATACCGTGATCTACGGCAACCCCAGACTCTTTGAAATCATGAAGGAAAAGGACGCTTTGTACGCCAAGGAAGACTTTACCGAAGATGACGGTCATCTGGCCGCTGAATTGGAAGGAGAGTTTGCCGACCTGAACGGATGGGAAGCGGAATCCGATGCCGCTTATCTTCTCCAGGGCCTGGGCATCCCTTCCGCCCTTCACGACAAATTGGTGAAGGAATTAGATGGAAACGATAAAATCAAAGTCCTTCTGGCTCAGGCAATCTTTGGCAAACCCGGAGTTTTGCTGTTGGACGAACCTACTAACCACTTGGATCTGAAGGCCATCAACTGGCTGGAAGAATTTTTGATCAACTTTGAAGGTACCGTCATCGTGGTCTCCCACGACAGGCACTTTCTCAATAACGTTTGCACCCATATGGCCGATGTGGATTTTGGCAAGATAAAACTGTTCAGCGGAAATTACGACTTCTGGTATGAATCCAGCCAACTGGCACTCCAACTGATGCGGGATCAAAACAAGAAAAAAGAAGACAAGATCAAACAGCTGCAGGATTTTATCTCCCGGTTCAGTGCCAATGCCAGTAAGTCCCGACAGGCCACTTCCAGAAAAAAAATTCTGGACAAGATCTCCCTGGACGACATTCAACCTTCCACCAGAAAATACCCCTTCATCTCTTTTAAACCGGAGCGGGAGCCAGGCAACGACATTCTTTTTGTGGACGGCCTGACCAAGACCCTGGATGGCGTCAAAGTTCTGGATGATGTCACTTTTACTGTGATGCGTGATGACAAGATCGCTTTTTTGGCGGACAACGACTTCGCCGTCACTACATTGTTCCAAATCCTGATGGGAGAAATGGAACCGGATGCGGGTAGTTTCAAATGGGGAGTCACCATGACAAAAGCCTATTTCCCAAAAGACAACACCTCCTACTTTGAAGGTTCCGATCTTAACCTCATCGACTGGCTTCGACAATTCTCTGAGGAAAAAGCGGAAAGCTATATCCGGGGCTTCTTCGGCAAAATGCTCTTTTCAGGAGACGAGCCCTTGAAAAACGTCAGTGTCTTGTCCGGAGGAGAAAAAGTAAGATGCATGCTGGCAAGGATGATGCAGCAAAACGCCAACATCCTGTTGTTGGATCACCCGACCAATCACTTGGATCTGGAGTCCATCACCGCCTTGAACAACGGGCTGAAGGATTATAAAAGTAACATATTGATCGCTTCCCATGACCACGAGCTGTTGCAGACCGTAACCAACCGTGTCATCCACATCAAGGATAAAGGCATCAAAGACAAACGCTGTACCTTTGATGAATATATCGATCAAATGTAAAAGAAGAAGGCAAACGCCTTCTTCTTTTTTTTCTTGAATGGTACTACTACTCCATGATCAACTGATTCACCTGGGACAGATCCCTCTTTCGACGTACAATGGCCGTCTTATCTTCTTCATATACCGGTTGAAGATCGGCAAAGGTCGCCAGCCCTTCCTTCTTATACAAAACGCCCAGTGGAAATTTGTCGGACTCCATTGCTGCCGCCATGGCCATGTTCCAGTCCGTCGGATCGTGACTTCCGTCCAAGGGATAGGTATGCTCCTTATACCAACGATACGTGTTCACCTTGTTGAAGCTGACACATGGGTGGAAAATATCGACCAAAGCATATCCCTTGTGTTCAATAGCTGCCTTGATCACGTCTTTGACCTGTTCCTTGTCCCCGGAGAAAACACGGGCAACAAATGTGGCTCCCAAAACCAGAGCCAAAGCCAGGGGATTCATGGGTTCGTTGACAACACCATTGATTTGGACCCCCGTTTTAAAATCTTTTCTACTGGTGGGGGATGCCTGACCTTTTGTCAGACCATACACCATGTTGTTGTGGACCAGGTGGGTGATGTCGGGATTTCGTCTTACATTATGGATGAAATGATTGCCGCCTTCTCCATACATATCTCCATCTCCACCTTCGGCAATGACGGTCAATTCCGGATTTGCTCCTTTGATGGCAACTGCCACAGGCATCGCCCTTCCATGAAGACCATTGAAATAGTTGGCGCCGATGTACTGGGGCATTTTAGCCGCTTGCCCGATGCCGGAACTAAAAACCACATTCTGCGGTTTCAACTCCAATTCCTGCAAAGCCTGTATGATGCTGTCTCTTATGTTGAAATTGCCGCATCCGGGACACCAGGCCAGATCCAATCCTTCCTTCATTTCAAAGTTTTTCATCTCAGCACCTCCTCCAATCGCGCTTTCAAGTTTTCTACGGCAAAAGGTGCGCCATCATATTGC encodes the following:
- a CDS encoding MFS transporter, producing the protein MFKVGENKRWFYPISAFFITAVSLTTGLWTMFYPLIIAKFEMTITSPVMLASMFTGLGSMIMGPPVAGYIFDKKGPKIPALLSGSFIAIGMFVLTIMIRQETWASAQPLWYFGSFLVGFGSGLWGGTYTTTVARWFPDRVGTAMGLAVAGGGTGIIILSPMAGYIIRTAGFNATIFTILGTIAFIMIVGVGFMFYTVPSSDWKPKGWVPKPSAITGKVVEEKHFTLKEAMADKRFWILYGGFLCSAFAFMLFAQNASLILIEGLTKSGMTAEHVSVNVVPLYLSLVAATGFLGRFGWGWLMDKLGSPFKTLPLVYFSSGLMILVFYLGYTSLPFVMLSAGVLYFAFGGEPTVHYAAVPAIFGRKHLGKIMTTLNAFSVGIGIALGPYFGAFIRDKTGGYFWAIMLAIVLRMIATGFSLTGLMYTKKMDAEEKARHESS
- a CDS encoding DUF2284 domain-containing protein, with translation MLGREDIEKKIAAFPILEYAFFDPNEINFYPNVRKICEMECPQYGGSWSCPPAVGSLEECKARCLSYDNAFIFSTVSEVTDMMDMEEMLAAQKEHIQIVRRIHEVVFDNRKDLLILTAESCRVCDTCTYPDNPCLYPDRMYPCIESQTILVTEICENNHLSFLNGHNVVTWFCLILWNGTT
- a CDS encoding thiamine pyrophosphate-dependent enzyme; translation: MKNFEMKEGLDLAWCPGCGNFNIRDSIIQALQELELKPQNVVFSSGIGQAAKMPQYIGANYFNGLHGRAMPVAVAIKGANPELTVIAEGGDGDMYGEGGNHFIHNVRRNPDITHLVHNNMVYGLTKGQASPTSRKDFKTGVQINGVVNEPMNPLALALVLGATFVARVFSGDKEQVKDVIKAAIEHKGYALVDIFHPCVSFNKVNTYRWYKEHTYPLDGSHDPTDWNMAMAAAMESDKFPLGVLYKKEGLATFADLQPVYEEDKTAIVRRKRDLSQVNQLIME
- the feoB gene encoding ferrous iron transport protein B, producing the protein MGKTYALTGNPNSGKTTIFNELTGSTQYVGNWSGVTVEKKEGIIKNTDIKVVDLPGIYSMSSTSIDEIIAMEYISEEHPDGIINVVSASNLERNLYLTVQLLEMNVPVTVILNMMDEVKRRGMNFDVAKFQEIFKVPVIPTGAHDRKNVEKVKDVVILDEASTFARFSYFNEEIRKAIEEIQKIIVEEGATHDRDPRWMAMKILEGNNNIKTELEKTHKSIVGAGNQLAKAVEEKYGKSLIQLLAEQRYAFLNKVTRQIIQNQETEINKETWTDKLDRVLTHRILSIPIFFGIMWFIYYVTITGLGDYTIRFMEWLVGDLITGSVTWLLQWMGTSALVESLVVDGIIGGVGAVLVFVPQIMILFFFISIMEDSGYMARIAFLMDRIFKRFGLSGKSIIPMLVGSGCSVPGIMATRTLENERDRKLTIILTPFISCGAKLPVYLLFSVAFFPKNSHWVVFSLYVMGVVVAMMSGLLLSKLRYKGEESDFLLEMPPYRVPVVKSVVIHTWEKAKEFLVRAGTVIFAASVILWFAQSFNGRLQFVHADQSLLAGFGRIIAPIFAPLGFGDWITSVAFITGFAAKEMVISTLSVLHGVGETGLITSLQSVYTPLAAYSFLVFILLASPCFASISVMRKELNSWKETGFAILYQTGTAYLISMLIYQTGRLLF
- a CDS encoding FeoA family protein; translation: MNIMDLKPGQSGEILEINADDKLKNKLLELGMTPGTTVQFVRCAPLGDPVNIKVRGFNLGIRKAVAKSILLK
- a CDS encoding MFS transporter, which codes for MKSNNTQTTIWNKGFIYVLIANIGVSLAQFSVNTYVSSYMGYLGMSAVLTGIIAGIYFGVAFAFRPVSGPAVTMLNKKKLLIIIYGAGIFINLGYALFPTVPLFITMRLLHGVQLSFMGSLAMTVAAEFLPEDKMASGLGIYGLSYIAAQAFGPTLAATLQSFGEAQFGAGGGYRAIFIAAAIFAAISTIPCILLPYEGKALDKEAVRALGPWYKNIVAKEAVSPSTVMMLMSIANVLIHTYMIPYGAYKGISNIAIYFTISAFVTVLSRPIAGRLADRFGPAKVFYPGILLTMSSFVLISYATDVKFIILAAVLASAGNGTVLPAIQTMTMQSVPPQRRGVASNTNFLGMDLGNFVGPALSGFVISQFNFSVMYRFALIPLSLAIIVFAMGWKPYLRQREILESKQNAVHKTIHHR
- a CDS encoding ABC-F family ATP-binding cassette domain-containing protein produces the protein MINVNNVSLRFGEQKLFEDVNLKFNPGNCYGVIGANGAGKSTFLKILSGEMEPNTGEVSIGKNIRLSVLKQDHYQYDDLKVLDTVIYGNPRLFEIMKEKDALYAKEDFTEDDGHLAAELEGEFADLNGWEAESDAAYLLQGLGIPSALHDKLVKELDGNDKIKVLLAQAIFGKPGVLLLDEPTNHLDLKAINWLEEFLINFEGTVIVVSHDRHFLNNVCTHMADVDFGKIKLFSGNYDFWYESSQLALQLMRDQNKKKEDKIKQLQDFISRFSANASKSRQATSRKKILDKISLDDIQPSTRKYPFISFKPEREPGNDILFVDGLTKTLDGVKVLDDVTFTVMRDDKIAFLADNDFAVTTLFQILMGEMEPDAGSFKWGVTMTKAYFPKDNTSYFEGSDLNLIDWLRQFSEEKAESYIRGFFGKMLFSGDEPLKNVSVLSGGEKVRCMLARMMQQNANILLLDHPTNHLDLESITALNNGLKDYKSNILIASHDHELLQTVTNRVIHIKDKGIKDKRCTFDEYIDQM